The sequence TGAGGAACTGCGATTTGAGATTGGTCGCCACCACGGCGTCCCAATCCTCTTCCTCCATGGCAAAAAGCCGCTTGTCACGGACGATGCCGGCATTGTTGACCAGCACGTCGATGCGGCCGAACTCCGCCGCGACCGCGGCGACGGCCTCTTCGACCTCGATGCGGCTGGTGACGTCCACGGCGACCGGGACTGCCCGCGCACCGCTGCTGTCGCGCAGTATGGCGGCCGCCTCGTCCAGTGCCGCCCGGTCACGGTCGAACAGAGCGACGTCGTAACCCCTGCTCGCCATGAGGCGGGCGATGCCGAAGCCGATGCCACGGGCTCCGCCCGTGACGACGACGATATCCCGCGCTTCCATGGCTCACACCCCCAGAATATGGACAGAGGACGCCGCATGGTCGACGCCGGCGATTCCGCCACCGGTGCATTGCGTCAGACCGATGCGGGCCCCTTCGACCTGACGCCCGTCGGCACAGCCCTGAAGCTGCCAGGCGATCTCCACCATCTGCGCGACGCCGGTGGCGCCCAGCGGATGACCCTTGGCGAGCAGGCCGCCGCTCGGATTGACGGGAACGCGGCCACCGAGCGCGGTGTCCCCACGCCGCAGCATATCGGCGCTCCCGCCCTTCTCGCAGAGGCCGAGCGCTTCGTAATAGAGAAGTTCGGCAATGGTGAAGGCGTCGTGCAGCTCGACGACACCGACGTCCCGCGGGCCGACGCCAGCCTCCTCGTAGGCGAGCCGCGCCGTGCGGGCGGTGATTTCCGCGTCAAGGATGTCGTCGCAGCCCTCTTCGAGATGGCCGGACTGGACGGCGGAGCCGAGAACACGCACCGGACGCCGGGAGGATGCCGGCTTCACCGTCGTCAGCACGAGGGCGGCGGCCCCATCGACCTGCGACGGGCAGCATTGCAGCAGCGTCAGCGGCTCCGCGACGGGGCGGGAATTCAGCACCTCCTCCACCGTGACCTCCTTGCGCTGCTGGGCGTAGGGGTTGCGAGCGCCGTGGGCGCGGTTCTTCACGGCGATGCGGGCGAGGATTTCCGGCGTCTCCCGGCGTTCATGAAGATAGCGGCTGCCGCGCATGGCATAGACCGTGGGCAGCGTCATGCCCTGTGCCGCGTAAAGCTCCGTCTTGTAGTCGTTGCGCTGGAGGGGGATGGTGCCGCCACCCAGCCGGGTCAGTTGCTCCACACCCCAGACGAGGACGGTGTCGTACAGGCCGAGGCGCAGCGCCTGACAGGCGAGATGGACGGCGGTGGCTCCGCTGGCGCAGGCGTTCTCCACGTTGTAGAGCGCCGGCCCCGTGATGCCGAGATCGCGCATCAGCACCTGCCCCAGCACCATGCCGCCATAGACGTTGGCGTTGTAGAAGGCCTGGATTCGATTCTGGTCCGCACCAGCGTCGGCAAGCGCCCCCAGCACGGCGGCCTGCGCCAGATCCTGCATGGATCGGGCGTCATGGCGCCCGAACGGTGTCATCGCCACCCCGGCAATGTAGACGTCGCGGCTCATGGAACGGCCTCCTCTGCGGGAACGAACACATAGCGGGCGTTGCCGTCCGCGGACTCGTCGATGACGGCTTCCAGCCGCGCTCCGATGGACGGGCGCACACCCTCCGGCAGGTCGAGCCGGCCGAAAACCCGGACCTCTTCCGGAAAATCCGCATAGACGAGAGCGAACGGAGCCTGGCCGGTCTTCGGGTTGGGGTGGATGACGGTGTGGCTGTAGAGCCGGGCATAGGACGACAAGGTGACCGGCTCGTAGCGCGGCGCGGCCGGCGACGCGGCCGGCACGCGCGGAAACACGCAGCGGCCCGTTTCCCGGTGGCGTGAGGCGGCCAGCCGGGGCGCGCCGTTGCTCCGGTCGAGCCAGGACGGCTCCGGATGCGGGTTCTCTCCGTTCGGCCCTTCCATGGGTCCTGCCCTTCCTTTGGATGCGCAGCGCAGCGCTGCGATGGTGAGAGGATAGGTGAGGAAAGCCCGGCATTCAGAACGACAATGCGGCAAGCATGGTTGAGCAAAACTCAACAGGAAGGCCGGTTGCCGACAGGCGGGCGGAACGACGAAAAGGACCGTGGTTGCCGGGAAAACCCGGCAGCCACGGTCCTTCGTTCAGAAGACGATATGCGCTTGCGATGCGGGAGGCGTTACCCGGCGGTCGCCGGCAAGTCGGTCGATAGCGAAAGCTCCCGCCACGCGTCAAGTTCCCTTGCGACCGTTGCGTTCTTGCGCTCGATGTGGGCCACCGTGTCGCTGCCTACCGCCAGCCGCACCGGCGGATTTTCGGCACCGGCGAGCGTGAGCATCGCCTTGGCGAACTTGGTGGGATCGCCGGGCTGGGCGTGGTTGGCGTCCGCCGCGAAACGGCGCATGGCTCCCACCGTCTCGGCGTAGTCGGCGATCTCAGCGCTCACCGCCAGCGATTGCCCGTCCAGGAAATCGGTGCGGAAGAAGCCCGGCTCCACGACGGTCGCCTTGACGCCGAGGGGGGCGAGTTCGGCGGCGAGCGCCTCGGTGATGCCTTCCACCGCAAACTTGGTGGAACCGTAGACGCCCCAGCCGACGAAGGCCCCGTAGCCGCCGATGGACGAGATGTTGATGACATGGCCCGAACGCTGGCGCCGCATGTGCGGCAGCACGGCCCGGGTTACGGCGAGAAGGCCGAAGACGTTGGTCGCGAAGATCTTCTCGACTTCGGGACCGCTCGACTCCTCGACCGCGCCGAGCAGGCCGTAACCGGCGTTGTTGACCAGCACGTCGATCCGACCGAAGCGTTCCACAGCCGCCGCGGCTGCGGCCTGGGCTTGAGCCTCGTCCGTCACGTCGAGCGCCACGGGGAGCAGGTTGGGATGATCGCCGATCCGCTCGGTGACCGCCTTCGGGTTGCGGGCGGTCGCGACGACCGCATCGCCGGCGGCGAGGGCTTCGGCAGCGATGAGCGAACCGAAACCGCGGGAAGCACCCGTGATGAACCACACGCGCATGGAGCGTCTCCTCTTTTCAGGAACAATGGAACGAAGGGTGGTCTTTTTGACGGAGCGGCCGGGGATGAATGCCCGTCCGTTTCTCCTGGCCCCGCCGGTCTAGCGTGGTGAGGAAAAGCTACGCCCCGGCGCCGACCCGAACAATCCGCCGCCTTTTTCACAGGCTGTTGCACGACGTTCAGCAATGGAGGGGGTGGAGCGCCGCGAACGGGTCCGAATTCACCGTTGACCAAAGCTCAACAGCGGATCAATCCTAATGCCATGGATCGGCTTCCCCCTCTCAACCCGTTGCGCGCCTTCGAAGCCGCCGGCCGGCTCAGGAGCATCCGCAAGGCTGCGGATGAACTGTCCGTCACGCCGGGTGCGGTGAGCCGTCAGGTGCAGAGCCTGGAAAGCCATCTCGGCACGCCGCTCTTCCGCCGGGAGCCGCGGGAAATCGTCCTGACGCCCGAAGGGGAGCAGTATCTGGCGGCGATCACGCTGCATTTCGACGGCATCCGCGAGGCCACCCGGAAGCTCACCGGCCAGACGACCATCGAGGTCGTCCGAATCCGCGCCTACACGACCTTCGCGGTCAAATGGCTGATTCCACGCCTATCGTCGTTCCATGCGGACAACAGGACCACAGAGGTGCGCCTCACGACTTCCGTGGAGGCGGTGGATTTCGACCGGGAAAACGTCGACGGCGCCATCCGGCTGGGGGACGGCAACTGGCCCGGCGTCGAGGTGGACCGGCTCATCGCGAACGAACTGGTGCCGTTGTGCAGCCCCGCCCTGCGGCGGCACGCGGGTTTGAAAAGGGTCGGCGACCTTGCGGGTCAGACGCTGCTTCACTCGCTGGTGCGGCTCGACGACTGGCGCTACTGGTTGGAAGCGGCGGGCGCCGAAGGCATCGATCCCTATGCCGGGCCGAAATACGCAAGTTCCACGCTCGCCTATCAGGCGGCCTTGGAAGGCCAAGGCGTCATGATCGCGCAGAAGGCGCTGTTCGCCGAGGATCTGCGTGCCCGCCGTCTGGTGCAGCCCTTCGGGCCGCCGCTCGACCGCGGGGAGTTCACCTATTACTTCATCTATCCCCGCAACCGGATGCGCAACCCGGCTTTCCGCCGGTTCCGGGAGTGGCTTTTGGCGCAAACCCGGACGTAAGCGTCGGCCAGGACGTGCCAAAGGGCGGCTGACGGGCATCCGCCAGCCGCCCCTCGGGGAGAGAACCGGTCAGGGCAGCGGCTTTCCCTTGGTTTCCGGCATGAGCGTGTAGACGATCCCGCCGATCACACTGATGGCCGCGAGGTAAATCCACACGAGGTGGCCGTATCCCCAGCCGCCCATGGCCGTGATCAGGTAGGGCGCGGTTCCGCCGAACAGCGTGACGGACAGGGCATAGGGCAGCGCGATGCCGGTGACCCGCACTTCGGTTGGAAATTGCTCGGCCATCGTGACGGCCCCGGCCCCGGCGAAGCCGGTCATGAGCACCATGGCGACCGTCTGGATCGCCACGAGTTCGGGAAAGCTGGTGGCCGGGGAGAGCAGAGCGAGGCTCGGCCAAGCGTAGAGGGCGGAGCTGAAGGCGAAGGCAATCAGCACCGGGCGCCGCCCGATCCGGTCGGCAAGCATGCCGACGAAGGGGATCAGGACGAGCGACACGGTGACCGAAACGATGCCCGCCAGGAGCGTCTGGCTCATCGGCAGGCCGGTGACGAGGTGCGCGTGGCTCGGGTAATTCACCATCCACACATAGTTGAGCAGATTGCCGGCCATGGCGATGCCGATGACGCGGAGGGCGTCGCGCGGATGCTTGCGGAACACGTCAACCATCGGGTGCCGTTGGACGCCCTCCGTGGCCGCTCGCTTCTTGAAGACCTCGGTCTCACCGACGGAGAGGCGAATCCACAGCGTGACCAGGCCCAGCAGGCCGGCAATGATGAAGGCGGCGCGCCATCCCCAGGACGACAGCCCCCCGTCGCTCCCGATGACCGTGAAGGAGAAGGCGAGCACGAAGGAGATCAGCGTGCCCGCGTTGATGGCGAACCATTGCCAGGACCCAGCGAAGGCCCGCCGGTCCGCGGGCGCGGATTCGATCAGGAAGGTGGAGGCGGAGCCGAATTCCCCACCGGCCGAGAATCCCTGCGTCAGGCGCGCCAGCACTAGGATGATCGGGGCGGCCAGACCGATCTGGTCGTAGGTTGGGCAGACGCCGATCACGAAGGACGCGCCCGACATGAGCAGGATGGACAGGGTCAGGCCCTTCTTGCGGCCGTGGCGGTCAGCAAAGGCGCCGAGGACCGCGCCGCCGACCGGCCTCATGATGAAGCCGACCGCGAAGATGGCGAAAACCGAAAGAAGGGCGGTGAAGGAGTTGCCCGCCGGAAAGAACTTGTTCGCGAGGATCGACGCGAAAATCGCATAGATCACCCAGTCCGTGTATTCGACGATCGTGCCCGCCGTTGCGGCGATGATCGCCTTCTTCTGAGCGGCGGTCAGCCGCCGGACGACGGCGTCGTCCGATGACGGATTGTCCGATGACGCGAAGATCGCTGCGGAATTCGGCGCACGCGCCGCCTCCAACCGTTCCATTTCCTTTTCCTCCCCAAGCGTTGCTGACGATGCGGCGACCAGCCGCGCCGATGGGGAGAGGGTGAATGTTCGGTTATCCAACAATAAGCGAGCTTTTCGCAGGGCGCTGTTGACCTCAGGTCAACAGAGGCTGTCGGTCTGGGCGCTTTCTCTTATCCGTTGCGCCCCATGTCGTTGAGTTCAGGTCAACGGACCGCGGCCGGAAACTCATTTGCTCGGCGAACCGTCGTGCCGCAGCGTGGTCGGCAATTCAAGGCGACCCGGCGGTCGCTTCAACAGACGGGAGGAAGGCATGGCGATCGGTTTCATCGGGCTTGGCGCAATGGGCGCCCCAATGGTGCGCCATCTCGCGAAGGCCGGCCAGGACCTGCACGTCTTCGACACCAACCCCGCCGCCCTTGAAGCCGCGGCGGCGCTCGGCGCGACGGTCTGCCCGTCGGCGGCGGCGGTCGGCCATGCGGCGGAGGCGGTGCTGGTCTGCCTTCCGACACCGGACATCGTCCGGCAGGTCGTGCTCGGCCCCGGCGGCGTGATCGAGGGGAGCAAGGTCCGGATCTGCGTGGACCACTCGACGACGGGGCCGAGCGCCGCCCGCGAGATCGCGGACCGGCTCGCGGGCCGTGGGATCACGGCCCTGGACGCACCGCTGGCCGGTGGGGTGTCCGGCGCGCAGGCCGGCACGCTGTCCGTCATGGTGTCCGGCGAGACCTGGGCCTACGAGGCGCTCGCCCCCGTCTTCCGCAGCTTCGGCCGCCACGTCGTCCATGTCGGCACGGGCGTCGGCCAGGGGCAGGCGCTGAAGCTGATCAACAACATGATCGTGGGCGCCAACCTCGTCGCGGCCAGCGAGGCGATCCTGTTCGGGGTCCGCTTCGGCCTGTCCGCCGACGCCATCCTCGACATGCTCAACGCCAGCACGGCGCGCAGCTTCGTCACGGAGAGCATCCTCGCGGACCGCATCCTCGACCGGCGTTTCGACTTCGGCTTCCGGCTCGAACTCATGCGCAAGGATCTGCGGCTGTGCGTGGCCGAGGCGGAGGCCGCCGGCGCGCCGATGCTGATCTGCGCGCTCGCCAAGCAACTCTACGAATTGGCCCACGCCCATGGCGGCGGACAGGACGACATGACGGTCGTCGTGAAGGAGCTGGAGCGCGCCGCTGGAGCGGAGATCGCCCGTTCCTGACGCCAGAGGCGGCCGCCGCCGTTCCCCGAATGAATGGAGTCACGCCATGATGCGTCATGCTCTCGACGGCCTGACCGTCCTCGATTTCACGCACATCGGTGCGGGTCCGACCTGCACGATGCTCCTGGCCGACATGGGCGCCCGCGTCATCAAGGTCGAGCCGCCGCAAGGCGAACTCGGCCGCCAACTCGGCCCGGCCTGGATCGGGGACGACAGCGCGCTGTACCACGCCTTCAACCGCAACAAACTGGGGCTGTCGCTCGACCTCAAGACCCCGCAGGGAGTCGAGGTCGCCCGGACCCTTGCCCGGACGGCGGACGTGCTGGTCGAGAGCATGCGGCCCGGCGTGATGCAGCGCATCGGCCTCGGCTACGACGTGCTTTCGGCGCACAACCCCGGTCTCGTCTACGCGTCGATCTCGGCCTACGGACAGGACGGTCCCTACGCCGAGCGCCCCGGTGTCGATGGGATCATCCAGGCCGACAGCGGCCTGATGAGCATCATCGGAACGCCCGCGAGCGAACCGTGCAAGGTCCAGGCGCCGGTGGTCGACGTGTTCACCGGCTACGTCGCGGCGCTCGGCATCCTGGCCAAGATGATGGAGCGCCGGCGCGACGGCAAGGGCGGCCAGCTCGACATCAACCTGCTGAACGCCGCCCTGGCACTCCAGCAGCCCTCCATTGCCGGCTACTTGGCGGACGGTGTGCTGCCGAAGCGCCAGGGCAGCGCCGCGCCCTATTCGGCCCCCAACGAGGCGTTTGAGACCGCTGACGGCTGGATCATGGTCGCGGCCTACAATGGCGGTCGCTGGGACCGGCTGTGCGAGGTGCTGGGGCGCGTCGACCTGATCCACGACCAGAGGTTCGAAACCTCCGCAACGCGGGTCGCCAATCGGGAGGCGATGCGCGACACGCTCGGGCCACTCTTCAAAGCGCAGCCGAGCGAACACTGGCTGGCCGTCTTGCGCAAGGTGGACGTCCTGTGCACACGGGTGGCCGACTACACAGACCTTGTCGGGCATCCACAGGTGGCGGCCAACGCCATGATCGCCGGGATGAGCCATCCTGCCTTGGGAACGATCCAGGTTCCCGGCTTCCCGATCAACAGTCGCGAGTCCAACGCGGTGCCGCACGCCCCCGCCCCCGCGCTCGGCGAGCATTCCGCCGACATCCTCGCGTCGTTCGGATTTTCCCGCGGCGCCATCGCGGAACTGCTCGACCGCAAGGTGATCGGCTCCCGGCACCCGCGGACGGCCCCATGACAAGAACAGATTATGGGAGGACAGAAGCCATGCTTGCGACCGTCGACAGCCACATTGCGGGACGCTCCGCGCCACCGCTGAAGGGCGCCTATCTCGACAAGTTCGATCCGCGCACCGGCGCCCGGATGCAGCGGGTCGCCGACAGCACGCCCGAGGATCTCGACCGGGCCGTCGCTGCGGCGTCGGACGCACTGGCCGCGTGGCGCGACATGCGGCCGTCCGAACGCGGCCGCATCCTGGTCGAGACCGCGCGCGCAATCCGCCGCAACGAAGAGCGGCTCGGCGCCATCGAATCCCGCGAGACCGGCAAGCCGGGCATCGAGATGGCCCAGCTCATCGACCTGACCGCCCAGTATTTCGAGTTCTACGGCGGCATCGTCAACGTGATGGACGGCGAGGTGATCAATGTCGGGCCCGGACATCACGTCTACACCCGCCGCGATCCGTTCGGCGTGATCGGCGTGATCCTGCCCTGGAACGCCCCGCTTCATCAGGCGGCACGGGCGATCGCGCCGGCGCTGGCGACGGGCAACACGGTCGCCGCCAAGCCGTCCGAGCACACGTCGGGTTCGCTGGTCGAGTTGGCCCGCATCGCGGTCGAGGAAGGCGGGTTGCCGCCCGGCGTGCTCAACGTGATCGTGGGTAAGGGCAGCGTGATCGGCCCGGCGATGGCCAACCATCCGGAGGTGCGCAAGATCTCCTTCACGGGCAGCGTGCGTGTCGGCCAGGAACTCGGCCGCATCGCGGCGGACCGCGTTCTTCCGCTCACGCTCGAACTCGGCGGCAAGTCGGCGAACATCGTCTTCGACGACGCCGACCTCGACGCCGCAGCCATCGGCTCGACGCGCGCCTTCACCTGGAACAGCGGGCAGTGGTGCGCGGCGGGCACGCGCCTTCTGGTGCAGGAGAGCATCCATGGCCGCTTCGTGGACAAGCTGCTGACGGCCGTGGCCGAACTGCGCGTTGGTCCCGAGCATGGCGCGACGTCCGGTCCCATCACCACCCACGCGCAGTTCCTGAAGATCCAGAGCTACTTCGAGGCCGCGGCGCGCGACGGGCTGACGCCCGCCATCGGTGGCCGCGTGGCCAACGATCCCCGCCTGGGCGGCGGGTGGTACATCGAACCCACGGTCTACACCGGCGTCACCAATGACATGACCGTCGCGCGCGAGGAGATCTTCGGCCCGGTGGTGTGCGTCATTCCGTTCAAGGACGAGGGCGACGCGGTGCGCATTGCGAACGAGTCCGACTTCGGGCTGGCGGCAGGAATTTGGAGCCGG comes from Azospirillum brasilense and encodes:
- a CDS encoding thiolase family protein, with the protein product MSRDVYIAGVAMTPFGRHDARSMQDLAQAAVLGALADAGADQNRIQAFYNANVYGGMVLGQVLMRDLGITGPALYNVENACASGATAVHLACQALRLGLYDTVLVWGVEQLTRLGGGTIPLQRNDYKTELYAAQGMTLPTVYAMRGSRYLHERRETPEILARIAVKNRAHGARNPYAQQRKEVTVEEVLNSRPVAEPLTLLQCCPSQVDGAAALVLTTVKPASSRRPVRVLGSAVQSGHLEEGCDDILDAEITARTARLAYEEAGVGPRDVGVVELHDAFTIAELLYYEALGLCEKGGSADMLRRGDTALGGRVPVNPSGGLLAKGHPLGATGVAQMVEIAWQLQGCADGRQVEGARIGLTQCTGGGIAGVDHAASSVHILGV
- a CDS encoding Zn-ribbon domain-containing OB-fold protein, which encodes MEGPNGENPHPEPSWLDRSNGAPRLAASRHRETGRCVFPRVPAASPAAPRYEPVTLSSYARLYSHTVIHPNPKTGQAPFALVYADFPEEVRVFGRLDLPEGVRPSIGARLEAVIDESADGNARYVFVPAEEAVP
- a CDS encoding oxidoreductase, translated to MRVWFITGASRGFGSLIAAEALAAGDAVVATARNPKAVTERIGDHPNLLPVALDVTDEAQAQAAAAAAVERFGRIDVLVNNAGYGLLGAVEESSGPEVEKIFATNVFGLLAVTRAVLPHMRRQRSGHVINISSIGGYGAFVGWGVYGSTKFAVEGITEALAAELAPLGVKATVVEPGFFRTDFLDGQSLAVSAEIADYAETVGAMRRFAADANHAQPGDPTKFAKAMLTLAGAENPPVRLAVGSDTVAHIERKNATVARELDAWRELSLSTDLPATAG
- the gcvA gene encoding transcriptional regulator GcvA — protein: MDRLPPLNPLRAFEAAGRLRSIRKAADELSVTPGAVSRQVQSLESHLGTPLFRREPREIVLTPEGEQYLAAITLHFDGIREATRKLTGQTTIEVVRIRAYTTFAVKWLIPRLSSFHADNRTTEVRLTTSVEAVDFDRENVDGAIRLGDGNWPGVEVDRLIANELVPLCSPALRRHAGLKRVGDLAGQTLLHSLVRLDDWRYWLEAAGAEGIDPYAGPKYASSTLAYQAALEGQGVMIAQKALFAEDLRARRLVQPFGPPLDRGEFTYYFIYPRNRMRNPAFRRFREWLLAQTRT
- a CDS encoding MFS transporter, which encodes MERLEAARAPNSAAIFASSDNPSSDDAVVRRLTAAQKKAIIAATAGTIVEYTDWVIYAIFASILANKFFPAGNSFTALLSVFAIFAVGFIMRPVGGAVLGAFADRHGRKKGLTLSILLMSGASFVIGVCPTYDQIGLAAPIILVLARLTQGFSAGGEFGSASTFLIESAPADRRAFAGSWQWFAINAGTLISFVLAFSFTVIGSDGGLSSWGWRAAFIIAGLLGLVTLWIRLSVGETEVFKKRAATEGVQRHPMVDVFRKHPRDALRVIGIAMAGNLLNYVWMVNYPSHAHLVTGLPMSQTLLAGIVSVTVSLVLIPFVGMLADRIGRRPVLIAFAFSSALYAWPSLALLSPATSFPELVAIQTVAMVLMTGFAGAGAVTMAEQFPTEVRVTGIALPYALSVTLFGGTAPYLITAMGGWGYGHLVWIYLAAISVIGGIVYTLMPETKGKPLP
- a CDS encoding NAD(P)-dependent oxidoreductase codes for the protein MAIGFIGLGAMGAPMVRHLAKAGQDLHVFDTNPAALEAAAALGATVCPSAAAVGHAAEAVLVCLPTPDIVRQVVLGPGGVIEGSKVRICVDHSTTGPSAAREIADRLAGRGITALDAPLAGGVSGAQAGTLSVMVSGETWAYEALAPVFRSFGRHVVHVGTGVGQGQALKLINNMIVGANLVAASEAILFGVRFGLSADAILDMLNASTARSFVTESILADRILDRRFDFGFRLELMRKDLRLCVAEAEAAGAPMLICALAKQLYELAHAHGGGQDDMTVVVKELERAAGAEIARS
- a CDS encoding CaiB/BaiF CoA transferase family protein, whose amino-acid sequence is MMRHALDGLTVLDFTHIGAGPTCTMLLADMGARVIKVEPPQGELGRQLGPAWIGDDSALYHAFNRNKLGLSLDLKTPQGVEVARTLARTADVLVESMRPGVMQRIGLGYDVLSAHNPGLVYASISAYGQDGPYAERPGVDGIIQADSGLMSIIGTPASEPCKVQAPVVDVFTGYVAALGILAKMMERRRDGKGGQLDINLLNAALALQQPSIAGYLADGVLPKRQGSAAPYSAPNEAFETADGWIMVAAYNGGRWDRLCEVLGRVDLIHDQRFETSATRVANREAMRDTLGPLFKAQPSEHWLAVLRKVDVLCTRVADYTDLVGHPQVAANAMIAGMSHPALGTIQVPGFPINSRESNAVPHAPAPALGEHSADILASFGFSRGAIAELLDRKVIGSRHPRTAP
- a CDS encoding aldehyde dehydrogenase family protein yields the protein MLATVDSHIAGRSAPPLKGAYLDKFDPRTGARMQRVADSTPEDLDRAVAAASDALAAWRDMRPSERGRILVETARAIRRNEERLGAIESRETGKPGIEMAQLIDLTAQYFEFYGGIVNVMDGEVINVGPGHHVYTRRDPFGVIGVILPWNAPLHQAARAIAPALATGNTVAAKPSEHTSGSLVELARIAVEEGGLPPGVLNVIVGKGSVIGPAMANHPEVRKISFTGSVRVGQELGRIAADRVLPLTLELGGKSANIVFDDADLDAAAIGSTRAFTWNSGQWCAAGTRLLVQESIHGRFVDKLLTAVAELRVGPEHGATSGPITTHAQFLKIQSYFEAAARDGLTPAIGGRVANDPRLGGGWYIEPTVYTGVTNDMTVAREEIFGPVVCVIPFKDEGDAVRIANESDFGLAAGIWSRDVGRVHRVAARLEAGRIVVNDYSGGFVQTPCGGFKHSGYGREQGIDALSHYTQLKSVIIKL